The Microbulbifer hydrolyticus genome has a segment encoding these proteins:
- the smc gene encoding chromosome segregation protein SMC: MRLKCIKLAGFKSFVDPTTVYFPSNLSAVVGPNGCGKSNTIDAVRWVMGESSAKNLRGDSMTDVIFNGSSGRKPVGQASIELVFDNSEGKLTGEYAAFSEISVKRKVTRDAQNNYYLNGEKCRRRDVTDLFLGTGLGPRSYAIIEQGMISKLIEAKPEELRVFIEEAAGISKYKERRRDTENRMRRTKENLERLTDIRDELDRQLARLERQSAAAEKYSRFKDEERTHKAHLQALKYKDLDDQAKAKQQQIGELELTVEELVTRQVSCDTGIEEQRVAYHDLSDAFNEVQGRFYSVGADIARLEQSISHARERNTQLQTDYSRTEQEYSESQSLLAADEEKAVEFDAELEVIVPDLEMVQAAEEESAQTLLTAEDQMRDWQNEWDQFNQGASGSRQKAEVQQSRIQHLETSTQRLQDRISKLQGERESLSASGDDSELEQQNEELAELEMQLAELRESISEQVEQLAELRRQETDVAAELDKERLQLQTSRGRQASLEALQQAAMGQGKSVASWLEQQGLHDRPRLAEQISARSGWETAVETVLGTQLQAVCIDQIESLKESLASFDGGQAVFVDGHSVAPASTGSLPKLADVIDGPGSLSGLVDGIYTAEDLNAALAQRDQLRAGESIVTRDGLWLGPNWLRVSRGADAEAGVLARKQELESLEQSLAECEARIEEFSEQREQLRTRAGELESGIEQSRNNAEQLNRRAGDLRSQLSAQRARQEQMDERRRRIEQEITEVKEQKEMESEAISEARIELQEAVEAMSDDTDRRESLLARREELREALDAARQRAREDKDRAHELAMREQSVRTQKVSLERTLQVLREQVERLQERREQLKLQMEEAQDPSQDFQAELEEKLAQRIEVENELGEARKKLEEVESGLRNQEQERHKAESALQGVRAQLEQQRLVAQTLETQRGGLVEQLREADHDVEALLEELPEELTIEAVQQDIELVAARISRLGPINLAAIDEYKQESERKHYLDRQYADLTDALETLENAIRRIDKETRTRFKETFDQVNSGLQELFPKVFGGGHAYLELTGDDLLDTGIAIMARPPGKRNSTIHLLSGGEKALTAIALVFSIFRLNPAPFCMLDEVDAPLDDANVGRYARMVKEMSAHVQFIYITHNKIAMEMADQLLGVTMHEPGVSRLVSVDVEEAAELASA, from the coding sequence ATGCGTTTGAAGTGCATCAAGCTGGCCGGATTCAAATCCTTTGTAGATCCGACCACCGTCTACTTCCCCTCCAACCTCAGCGCCGTGGTCGGCCCCAATGGTTGTGGCAAGTCCAACACCATCGATGCGGTGCGCTGGGTGATGGGTGAATCCTCCGCGAAAAACCTCCGCGGCGACTCCATGACCGACGTCATTTTCAATGGCTCCAGCGGTCGCAAGCCTGTGGGCCAGGCCTCCATCGAACTGGTATTCGATAACTCCGAGGGCAAGCTGACCGGAGAGTATGCTGCGTTCAGTGAAATCTCCGTCAAGCGCAAGGTGACCCGCGACGCCCAGAACAACTACTACCTGAACGGCGAGAAGTGCCGTCGCCGGGATGTGACCGACCTGTTCCTGGGTACCGGTCTCGGCCCGCGCAGTTACGCCATCATCGAACAGGGCATGATCTCCAAGTTGATCGAGGCCAAGCCGGAAGAGTTGCGGGTTTTCATCGAGGAAGCGGCGGGCATTTCCAAGTACAAGGAGCGCCGGCGCGATACCGAAAACCGTATGCGTCGCACCAAGGAAAACCTGGAGCGTCTCACCGATATCCGCGACGAGCTGGACCGGCAGCTGGCACGCCTGGAGCGGCAGTCTGCGGCTGCGGAAAAATACAGCCGCTTCAAGGACGAGGAGCGCACGCACAAAGCGCACCTGCAGGCACTCAAATACAAAGACCTCGACGATCAGGCCAAGGCCAAGCAGCAGCAGATTGGCGAGCTGGAACTCACCGTGGAAGAGCTGGTCACCCGTCAGGTGAGTTGCGATACCGGTATCGAAGAGCAGCGCGTGGCCTACCACGACCTGTCCGACGCATTTAACGAGGTGCAGGGCCGCTTCTACTCCGTAGGTGCGGACATCGCGCGTCTGGAACAGAGCATTTCCCACGCGCGCGAGCGCAACACCCAGCTACAGACCGATTATTCCCGCACCGAGCAGGAATACAGCGAGTCCCAGTCCCTGCTCGCAGCAGACGAGGAAAAGGCGGTGGAGTTCGATGCGGAACTCGAAGTCATCGTGCCGGATCTTGAGATGGTGCAGGCTGCCGAAGAAGAGTCGGCGCAAACGCTGCTGACCGCCGAAGATCAGATGCGCGATTGGCAGAATGAGTGGGACCAGTTCAACCAGGGCGCGTCCGGCTCGCGCCAGAAGGCGGAAGTCCAGCAGTCCCGCATCCAGCACCTGGAAACCTCTACCCAGCGCCTGCAGGATCGCATCAGCAAGCTGCAGGGCGAGCGCGAGAGTCTGTCTGCCTCCGGTGACGACAGTGAACTCGAGCAGCAGAATGAAGAGCTGGCGGAGTTGGAAATGCAGCTGGCGGAACTCCGCGAGTCCATTTCCGAGCAGGTAGAGCAGCTGGCCGAATTGCGCCGGCAGGAAACCGACGTCGCCGCCGAACTGGATAAAGAACGCCTGCAACTGCAGACCAGTCGCGGCCGCCAGGCCTCTTTGGAAGCGCTGCAGCAGGCTGCCATGGGGCAGGGCAAATCCGTAGCCAGCTGGCTGGAGCAGCAGGGGCTGCACGATCGCCCGCGCCTGGCGGAGCAGATCAGTGCCCGGAGCGGGTGGGAAACAGCGGTGGAAACCGTACTCGGCACCCAGCTGCAGGCGGTATGCATTGACCAGATCGAGTCCCTGAAAGAATCCCTCGCCAGCTTCGATGGCGGCCAGGCCGTGTTTGTCGATGGTCACAGCGTTGCGCCGGCCTCTACAGGCAGCCTGCCCAAGTTGGCCGACGTGATAGATGGGCCCGGGTCCCTAAGCGGACTGGTGGACGGTATCTATACCGCGGAAGACCTGAACGCAGCACTGGCCCAGCGCGACCAGCTGCGCGCGGGCGAATCCATTGTTACCCGCGACGGCCTCTGGCTCGGCCCCAACTGGTTGCGTGTCAGCCGCGGCGCCGATGCCGAAGCCGGCGTGCTCGCGCGCAAGCAGGAACTGGAAAGCCTGGAGCAGTCCCTGGCCGAATGCGAAGCGCGCATCGAAGAATTCTCTGAGCAGCGCGAACAGCTGCGCACCCGCGCTGGTGAGCTGGAGTCGGGAATAGAGCAGTCCCGCAACAACGCGGAGCAGTTGAATCGCCGCGCCGGCGACCTGCGCAGCCAGCTCTCGGCACAGCGCGCGCGTCAGGAGCAGATGGACGAGCGTCGCCGTCGCATCGAGCAGGAAATAACCGAAGTCAAAGAACAGAAAGAGATGGAGTCCGAAGCCATCTCTGAGGCGCGGATTGAGCTGCAGGAAGCGGTTGAGGCTATGAGCGACGACACCGATCGTCGCGAGTCCCTGCTTGCCCGCCGCGAAGAGCTGCGCGAAGCACTGGATGCCGCACGCCAGCGTGCCCGTGAAGATAAAGATCGTGCTCACGAGCTGGCGATGCGCGAACAGTCTGTACGTACCCAGAAAGTATCCCTTGAACGCACGCTACAGGTTCTGCGCGAGCAGGTAGAGCGCCTGCAGGAGCGCCGTGAGCAGCTGAAACTGCAGATGGAGGAGGCGCAGGACCCGTCGCAGGACTTTCAGGCCGAGCTCGAGGAAAAACTTGCGCAGCGTATCGAGGTGGAAAACGAACTCGGCGAAGCGCGCAAAAAACTCGAAGAAGTGGAGTCCGGCCTGCGCAACCAGGAGCAGGAACGGCACAAAGCGGAGTCCGCGCTGCAGGGCGTACGGGCCCAGCTGGAACAGCAGCGCCTGGTTGCCCAGACCCTGGAAACCCAGCGCGGCGGCCTGGTAGAGCAATTGCGTGAAGCGGATCACGATGTGGAAGCACTTCTCGAGGAACTCCCGGAAGAGCTGACCATCGAAGCAGTACAACAGGATATCGAGCTGGTGGCTGCGCGTATCTCCCGTCTTGGTCCGATCAACCTGGCGGCTATCGACGAATACAAGCAGGAATCCGAGCGCAAGCACTACCTGGATCGTCAGTATGCCGACCTGACCGATGCGCTGGAGACGCTGGAAAACGCGATCCGCCGTATTGATAAAGAAACCCGCACCCGATTCAAGGAGACCTTCGACCAGGTCAACAGTGGCCTGCAGGAGCTGTTCCCGAAAGTGTTTGGTGGTGGTCACGCCTACCTGGAGCTGACCGGCGATGATCTGCTGGATACCGGTATCGCGATCATGGCGCGACCGCCGGGCAAGCGAAACAGCACCATCCACCTGCTGTCGGGGGGCGAGAAGGCGTTGACGGCGATCGCGCTGGTATTCTCTATTTTCCGCCTGAACCCGGCCCCCTTCTGTATGCTGGATGAGGTGGATGCGCCGCTGGACGATGCCAACGTTGGGCGCTATGCCCGTATGGTGAAGGAAATGTCAGCGCACGTGCAGTTCATCTACATTACCCATAACAAGATTGCCATGGAGATGGCGGATCAGCTGCTGGGGGTGACCATGCACGAGCCGGGTGTATCCCGCCTGGTATCCGTAGACGTGGAAGAAGCAGCGGAGCTGGCGTCTGCGTAA
- a CDS encoding heme lyase CcmF/NrfE family subunit, with amino-acid sequence MSPELGHFALIVGLLLSVALSVIPMLGTYTGRVLWMDTARPLSLGVLAFTSLAFVCLTMAFVNSDFSVAYVAQNSNSILPMIYKITAVWGGHEGSILLWLLMLAGWTAAVALFSRQLPDVLVARVLSVLGMLLIGFFLFILLTSNPFDRLLPFPPSDGGDLNPLLQDPGMIIHPPLLYMGYVGFAVAFSFAIAALLEGRLDSAWARWARPWTAVAWSFLTLGIALGSWWAYYELGWGGWWFWDPVENASFMPWLVGTALLHSLAVTEKRGLFRSWTILLSIFAFSLSLLGTFLVRSGVLTSVHAFATDPLRGGFILAFLAVVVGLSLLLFALRAPAVSAGSVFSVRSRETFLLGNNIILVLIMAVVITGTLYPLLADALNWGKISVGPPFFNMFFVPLMLVLSLLLGLGIHSNWKDSQMGKLAKTWGAPALIAAIGAPLVTLLAGDFHWGAMLGVFAGLWVVASSVADMLAKSRNADSLWAGLKRQRASYYGMHLGHIGLAISVLGVALTTVYSVEKDLRMSPGQSAQLAGYEFTFEGVRQVPGPNYRASEGVLVVRKNGRQVGELLPQKRSYLSGGNIMTEAAIDSGLFRDLYVALGDPMDKSNLGGDWAVRLQYKAFVIWIWLGAALMALGGAIAVADKRYRKVKAAHTGKGKSPAADASAPSLAGT; translated from the coding sequence CTGGCTTTTGTGTGCCTGACAATGGCCTTTGTAAACAGCGATTTTTCCGTTGCCTACGTAGCGCAAAATTCCAATAGTATTTTGCCGATGATCTACAAGATTACGGCTGTGTGGGGTGGTCACGAAGGTTCGATCCTGCTGTGGCTATTGATGCTGGCGGGCTGGACCGCAGCCGTTGCCCTGTTCAGCCGGCAGCTGCCGGATGTGCTGGTGGCACGGGTATTGTCGGTGCTCGGCATGCTGCTGATCGGCTTCTTCCTGTTTATCCTGCTTACCTCGAACCCATTCGACCGCCTCCTGCCGTTCCCGCCGAGCGACGGTGGCGACCTGAACCCGCTGCTGCAAGACCCGGGGATGATCATTCACCCGCCGCTGCTCTACATGGGGTATGTCGGCTTCGCTGTCGCTTTCTCGTTTGCGATTGCGGCATTGCTGGAGGGGCGGCTGGACAGTGCCTGGGCCCGTTGGGCGCGACCGTGGACGGCGGTGGCCTGGTCGTTCCTTACCCTCGGTATCGCTCTTGGTAGCTGGTGGGCCTATTACGAGCTGGGCTGGGGCGGCTGGTGGTTCTGGGACCCGGTGGAAAACGCCTCCTTTATGCCCTGGCTGGTAGGTACCGCGCTGCTGCATTCTCTCGCTGTGACTGAAAAGCGCGGGCTTTTCCGCAGCTGGACTATCCTGCTTTCTATTTTTGCGTTCAGCCTCAGCCTTCTGGGCACCTTCCTGGTGCGCTCCGGGGTGCTGACCTCCGTGCATGCGTTTGCCACCGACCCGCTGCGCGGCGGCTTTATCCTGGCGTTCCTGGCGGTGGTTGTTGGTCTGTCCCTGCTGTTGTTTGCACTGCGCGCACCGGCGGTCAGTGCGGGTAGTGTGTTCTCCGTGCGCTCCCGGGAAACCTTCCTGCTCGGTAACAATATTATTCTTGTGCTGATCATGGCGGTGGTGATTACCGGTACCCTGTACCCGCTCCTCGCGGATGCGCTGAACTGGGGCAAAATCAGCGTGGGCCCGCCGTTTTTCAATATGTTCTTTGTGCCGCTGATGCTCGTGCTGAGCCTGCTGCTGGGGCTGGGAATACATTCGAATTGGAAAGACAGCCAGATGGGCAAGTTGGCGAAGACCTGGGGGGCACCGGCGTTGATTGCTGCAATTGGTGCGCCACTGGTCACCTTGTTGGCCGGAGATTTCCACTGGGGCGCCATGCTGGGTGTGTTTGCCGGTCTGTGGGTGGTTGCCTCGAGTGTGGCGGACATGCTGGCAAAATCCCGCAATGCCGACTCGCTTTGGGCGGGGCTCAAGCGCCAGCGTGCGAGTTACTATGGCATGCACCTTGGTCATATCGGACTTGCCATCTCTGTGCTCGGGGTGGCGCTCACCACGGTGTACAGTGTTGAGAAAGACCTGCGCATGTCGCCGGGGCAGAGCGCCCAGCTGGCCGGTTACGAGTTCACTTTTGAAGGTGTGCGCCAGGTGCCGGGCCCCAACTACCGGGCGTCAGAGGGTGTGCTGGTTGTGCGCAAGAATGGCCGTCAGGTTGGCGAGCTGCTGCCCCAGAAGCGCAGTTACCTTTCCGGTGGAAACATCATGACGGAAGCCGCCATCGACAGTGGCCTGTTTCGCGATCTGTACGTCGCGCTGGGCGATCCCATGGATAAAAGCAATCTGGGGGGCGACTGGGCCGTGCGCCTGCAGTACAAGGCGTTCGTGATCTGGATATGGCTGGGTGCGGCGCTGATGGCGCTCGGCGGAGCCATCGCCGTAGCGGACAAACGCTATCGTAAAGTAAAGGCGGCACATACCGGCAAGGGCAAGTCGCCTGCTGCTGATGCTTCAGCCCCCTCTCTGGCCGGGACCTGA
- a CDS encoding IMPACT family protein, whose amino-acid sequence MTYQIPCSPVVTETEEKKSRFICWLGPVSDKAAFLRELETMRARYPDASHHCTALVIGNPANPDVMQSDDDGEPGGSAGRPMLELLLKQEVGNVGAIVTRYFGGTKLGVGGLMRAYRGAVGAALQAAELETFVPTLAVRIVCGFAAESRVRFLVAQRSGVCEDASYTDQVTMPVQLPLNQWPELKVQLEAEGICCQELSQD is encoded by the coding sequence GTGACTTATCAGATTCCCTGCTCGCCCGTTGTCACTGAGACGGAAGAAAAAAAGAGCCGCTTTATCTGCTGGCTGGGGCCAGTATCCGATAAAGCGGCTTTTTTGCGTGAGCTCGAGACAATGCGCGCACGTTACCCGGATGCATCCCATCACTGCACGGCACTGGTTATTGGCAACCCTGCCAATCCCGATGTAATGCAGTCCGATGACGACGGTGAGCCCGGCGGTAGCGCTGGTCGCCCGATGCTCGAGCTGCTGCTGAAGCAGGAGGTTGGCAATGTCGGGGCGATCGTGACGCGCTATTTCGGTGGAACCAAGTTGGGGGTGGGTGGGCTGATGCGTGCCTACCGTGGTGCCGTGGGCGCTGCTTTGCAGGCTGCCGAACTAGAAACATTTGTTCCTACGCTGGCAGTGCGGATTGTCTGCGGTTTTGCCGCGGAGTCCCGCGTGCGTTTTCTGGTGGCGCAACGCAGTGGTGTATGTGAAGACGCCAGCTACACCGACCAGGTAACCATGCCGGTTCAGCTTCCCCTGAATCAGTGGCCCGAGCTGAAAGTCCAGTTGGAGGCGGAAGGAATCTGCTGTCAGGAGTTAAGCCAGGATTAA
- a CDS encoding cytochrome c-type biogenesis protein has protein sequence MPNKIHRTPLIATLTLLVAVVMPIAVARASVEVEPLSSRELQARYEVLIEEMRCPKCQNQNLAGSDSMVATDLRREIRRLLEEGFSDREINDYMVARYGDFVLYRPPLQRNTLALWLAPGVFAALGLLTLIMIVVRSRSGRGGQQGEASDELSVEEQRRLAQLLNADEQGGSKNND, from the coding sequence GTGCCGAACAAAATTCACAGGACGCCGCTTATCGCCACCTTGACCTTGCTGGTCGCTGTGGTCATGCCTATTGCAGTTGCCCGCGCCTCTGTGGAGGTGGAGCCGCTGTCCAGCCGGGAGCTACAGGCGCGCTATGAGGTGCTCATCGAAGAGATGCGTTGCCCCAAATGCCAGAATCAGAATCTCGCCGGTTCGGACTCCATGGTGGCTACGGATCTCCGTCGGGAAATCCGGCGTCTGCTGGAGGAGGGTTTCAGCGATCGGGAAATCAACGACTACATGGTCGCCCGTTACGGGGATTTCGTGCTTTATCGCCCGCCGCTGCAGCGCAACACCCTGGCGCTATGGCTGGCACCGGGTGTATTTGCCGCGCTCGGGCTGTTGACTCTGATCATGATCGTGGTGCGCTCTCGCAGCGGCCGTGGCGGGCAGCAGGGTGAGGCGTCCGACGAGCTGAGTGTGGAAGAGCAGCGGCGTCTTGCGCAGTTGCTGAATGCGGATGAACAGGGCGGAAGCAAGAACAATGATTGA
- the zipA gene encoding cell division protein ZipA — translation MDNWLINLLALVLLAVVLDGARRAYLKHRETMKVSRNLSRSMRREMEERDQDILSTPREVRPSERNAAPSRKDRPAKSSPRKAAGLTESELEYIDPEEAEKRRQISAELPGSVRVVQRRKPEDASQVNRKVQQNFQSSRKPLAGSKPERRDGESFAADSERLLEQPQPAYTGIPEQVSLNLEEQVPMLMDSVADTPVEHAEEQSQTLGAAGSRAEAASDDDATSALAEPARHVADPLASLSEEPVASDRREPSLDESVSLESLQAVTDSDYDDGAGSEESIFPARSGWSAPDIKLPELKFPDLKKAVSSSRETRPVKDSGSKRGGEKGASARSASNASRKEHPVEEVLILNIMAPAGDCFEGNDLLRVLLSSGLRFGEMNIFHYHCGEAGEGPALFSLANIVVPGTFDMSEMEDFTTPGISLFLALPAEVEALKAFDTLLSTARNIAEQLGGELKDENRSVFTAQTAEHYRQRVMEFQRRKALARAQA, via the coding sequence ATGGACAACTGGCTGATCAATTTGCTGGCACTGGTATTGCTCGCGGTGGTGCTTGACGGTGCCCGCCGGGCTTACCTCAAGCACCGCGAAACCATGAAAGTCTCCCGTAACCTGTCCCGTTCCATGCGCCGGGAGATGGAGGAGCGCGACCAGGACATCCTCTCGACACCGCGAGAAGTGCGGCCTTCCGAGCGCAATGCCGCGCCGTCGAGAAAAGATCGACCGGCAAAGTCGTCTCCTCGTAAAGCCGCTGGGCTTACGGAATCCGAGCTCGAATACATTGATCCGGAGGAGGCGGAAAAGCGTCGCCAGATCTCCGCAGAATTGCCCGGTAGCGTGCGCGTGGTCCAGCGCCGCAAGCCGGAAGATGCGTCTCAGGTTAACCGCAAGGTGCAGCAGAACTTCCAGTCCTCCCGCAAGCCGCTGGCCGGCAGCAAGCCGGAGCGCCGCGACGGTGAATCCTTCGCTGCGGACTCGGAACGGCTGCTTGAACAACCTCAACCGGCGTACACAGGCATACCTGAGCAGGTGTCCCTGAATCTCGAAGAACAGGTGCCGATGCTGATGGATTCGGTCGCGGATACACCGGTCGAGCACGCTGAAGAACAAAGCCAGACCCTCGGTGCCGCAGGCTCACGTGCAGAAGCAGCGTCGGATGACGATGCTACCAGCGCGCTCGCCGAGCCGGCACGACACGTTGCCGACCCCCTTGCGAGCCTGTCTGAGGAGCCAGTGGCCAGTGACCGTCGTGAGCCTTCCCTGGATGAGTCGGTGAGTCTTGAGTCCCTTCAGGCGGTGACTGATTCCGACTATGACGACGGGGCCGGAAGTGAAGAGAGCATTTTCCCAGCCAGGTCCGGCTGGTCTGCGCCCGACATCAAGTTACCAGAGCTGAAATTTCCCGATCTGAAAAAGGCGGTGTCTTCGTCCCGTGAAACGCGCCCTGTAAAAGATAGCGGAAGCAAGCGTGGCGGGGAGAAAGGCGCGAGCGCCAGAAGCGCTTCCAATGCGTCGCGTAAAGAGCACCCTGTCGAAGAAGTGTTGATCCTCAATATCATGGCGCCGGCGGGCGACTGCTTCGAGGGCAATGACCTGCTGCGGGTGCTGCTCTCAAGCGGGCTCAGATTCGGGGAAATGAACATTTTCCACTATCACTGTGGCGAGGCGGGTGAGGGGCCAGCGCTTTTCAGCCTGGCAAATATCGTTGTGCCAGGCACATTTGATATGTCAGAGATGGAAGACTTCACCACCCCGGGTATCAGTCTTTTCCTGGCGCTTCCCGCCGAAGTGGAAGCGCTCAAGGCTTTCGATACGCTGTTGTCCACCGCGCGCAATATAGCGGAACAGCTGGGGGGGGAACTGAAAGATGAAAATCGCAGTGTGTTCACCGCCCAGACTGCCGAGCATTATCGCCAGCGGGTGATGGAATTCCAGCGGCGCAAGGCACTGGCCCGGGCCCAGGCCTAA
- a CDS encoding DsbE family thiol:disulfide interchange protein, with amino-acid sequence MARLKLFLPLIIFAALALLFWRGLSLNPQDMPSALVNKPVPEFALLDVESNRELKKSDLPKKPLLLNVWATWCVSCRVEHPYLNDLAAGGVPIVGINLKDDNEAAQKWLEKFHNPYLFSVSDVEGRLAMDLGVFGAPETFLVDAGGTIRCKHVGVVDDKVWQTKLQPLYERLQNQEWDSFSGDLSDSLLARCH; translated from the coding sequence ATGGCCAGGCTGAAACTGTTTCTTCCTCTCATCATTTTTGCCGCGCTGGCATTATTATTCTGGCGCGGACTCTCCCTGAATCCGCAGGACATGCCTTCTGCGCTGGTCAACAAGCCGGTGCCGGAATTCGCGCTGCTGGATGTGGAGTCCAACCGCGAACTCAAAAAGTCGGACCTTCCCAAGAAGCCTCTGCTGCTGAACGTGTGGGCGACCTGGTGTGTTTCCTGTCGAGTGGAGCATCCGTACCTCAACGATCTCGCGGCGGGCGGCGTACCGATCGTTGGTATCAACCTGAAGGATGATAATGAGGCTGCACAGAAGTGGCTGGAGAAATTCCACAACCCGTACCTGTTTTCCGTTTCCGATGTAGAGGGAAGGCTGGCCATGGATCTGGGTGTCTTCGGTGCGCCGGAGACGTTCCTGGTCGATGCGGGGGGCACCATCCGTTGCAAGCATGTGGGCGTGGTGGACGACAAAGTCTGGCAGACCAAACTGCAACCGCTTTACGAGCGTTTACAGAATCAGGAATGGGACAGTTTTTCTGGTGACTTATCAGATTCCCTGCTCGCCCGTTGTCACTGA
- the ccmI gene encoding c-type cytochrome biogenesis protein CcmI, whose translation MIDLWLILALLLLPLAAFVAWPLIRNKQGITENQRVGAADVDASDEGASAQALLYREHLAELDASRVSGAVDEAQYASLKTELGRKLLAEQGEAYRLSAARNGGRGLLVALALAVPFTAVGLYFSWGAHDDLALYRDIAASHSGESDMVVEARITQQLQERAKTHPQDLTSRYALAQRLLVSNDLPGAVAQYRYIVAREPQAANVRAELAQALFFANGSQMSPEVVSEVNQVLEIQPDNTTALGLAGIAAYDRKDYAGAKSYWQRALAQMTPGSNASQALAAGVARAERALSESGGQVAVGEASAGEPQSAAQSVAQDGKGTAGDAGNRISVKVTLPDSIQTSPDTPVFIYARTGESPMPLAIVRLKAADLPADVVLDESRAMMPGRSLKTVDEVQLVARLAIGGNARPAPGDWQGEIKKLPRAEWGKPVHIAIDHKI comes from the coding sequence ATGATTGATCTCTGGCTGATATTGGCACTGCTGTTGTTGCCCCTTGCGGCATTTGTGGCCTGGCCCCTGATTCGCAACAAGCAGGGAATTACGGAAAACCAGCGCGTCGGCGCAGCGGACGTAGACGCAAGTGATGAGGGCGCGAGTGCCCAGGCGCTGTTGTATCGGGAGCATCTTGCAGAGCTCGATGCGTCCCGGGTCAGCGGCGCAGTGGATGAAGCCCAATACGCGTCATTGAAAACCGAGCTGGGTCGCAAGCTGCTGGCAGAGCAGGGCGAGGCCTATCGGCTTTCGGCGGCTCGTAACGGTGGACGCGGGCTGCTGGTCGCGCTCGCACTTGCGGTGCCTTTCACCGCAGTGGGCCTGTACTTCTCTTGGGGCGCGCACGACGACCTGGCGTTGTACCGTGACATTGCAGCCAGTCATTCCGGTGAGTCCGACATGGTGGTCGAGGCCCGTATCACCCAGCAACTGCAGGAGCGCGCGAAGACGCATCCTCAGGATCTTACCAGTCGCTATGCGCTCGCCCAGCGCCTGTTGGTAAGCAATGACCTGCCGGGCGCAGTAGCGCAGTATCGCTATATCGTGGCCCGCGAGCCTCAGGCTGCAAACGTCCGCGCGGAATTGGCCCAGGCCCTGTTTTTTGCCAATGGTTCACAGATGTCCCCCGAAGTGGTCAGTGAAGTGAATCAGGTGCTGGAAATCCAGCCAGACAATACCACCGCTCTCGGGCTGGCTGGCATCGCCGCGTATGACCGCAAAGATTACGCCGGGGCAAAATCATACTGGCAGCGCGCCCTGGCGCAGATGACACCTGGCTCCAATGCGTCGCAGGCGCTGGCGGCCGGGGTTGCGCGTGCCGAGAGGGCGCTTTCCGAGTCGGGCGGCCAGGTGGCTGTGGGGGAGGCGTCAGCAGGTGAGCCGCAATCGGCGGCACAATCCGTGGCGCAGGACGGCAAAGGCACCGCCGGTGATGCGGGCAACCGTATCTCCGTGAAAGTCACGCTCCCTGACAGCATCCAGACATCTCCAGACACCCCGGTGTTCATTTATGCGCGTACGGGCGAGAGCCCCATGCCGCTGGCTATCGTGCGACTGAAGGCGGCAGACTTACCGGCCGACGTGGTGCTGGACGAATCGCGCGCGATGATGCCCGGCCGTAGCCTGAAAACCGTGGATGAGGTGCAGCTGGTTGCGCGCCTCGCGATTGGCGGTAACGCGCGCCCGGCACCCGGGGACTGGCAGGGCGAAATCAAGAAGCTGCCGCGCGCGGAGTGGGGCAAGCCCGTTCATATCGCTATCGATCATAAAATCTGA